A genome region from Brassica oleracea var. oleracea cultivar TO1000 chromosome C2, BOL, whole genome shotgun sequence includes the following:
- the LOC106327794 gene encoding glucan endo-1,3-beta-glucosidase 2 isoform X2 — MAPHLFLPLLLLSLFVLASASPSAPPDEGAYIGVNIGTDLSDMPHPTQVVALLKAQQIRHIRLYDADPGMLIALANSGIKVIITIPNDQLLGIGQSNSTAANWVKRNVIAHYPATTITAISVGSEVLTSLSNAAPVLVSAIKNVHSALVSANLDRLIKVSTPLSTSLILDPFPPSQAFFNRSLNPVIVPLLSFLQSTNSYLMINVYPYYDYMQSNGVIPLDYALFKPIPPNKEAVDANTLVHYSNAFDAMVDATYFAMAFLNFTNIPVLVTESGWPSKGETNEPDATLDNANTYNSNLIRHVLNKTGTPKRPGIAVSTYIYELYNEDTKAGSLSEKSWGLFNANGDPVYILRLTNSGSILANDTTNQTYCTAREGADPKMLQAALDWACGPGKIDCSPIKQGEACYEPDNVIAHANYAFDTYYHQTGNNPEACNFNGVASVTTTDPSHGLCVFAGSRGSGKNGTSVNITAPSANSTSSGVGSDLYYSRGMWSILTVILNVVAFL, encoded by the exons ATGGCTCCTCATCTTTTTCTTCCTCTTCTTCTCCTTTCTCTTTTCGTTCTTGCTTCAGCTTCTCCCTCTGCTCCACCTGATGAAG GTGCGTATATTGGAGTAAACATAGGGACTGATCTTTCCGACATGCCACATCCAACACAAGTTGTTGCCCTCCTAAAAGCACAGCAAATCCGACACATCCGCTTATACGACGCTGATCCAGGGATGCTAATTGCTCTAGCAAACTCAGGAATCAAAGTCATAATCACAATCCCTAATGACCAGCTTCTCGGCATTGGTCAGTCCAACTCAACCGCAGCTAATTGGGTTAAACGCAACGTCATCGCTCATTACCCTGCGACGACTATCACCGCAATTTCTGTTGGCTCTGAGGTACTAACCAGTCTCTCAAACGCCGCACCTGTTCTAGTCAGCGCCATAAAAAACGTTCACTCCGCTTTGGTCTCCGCGAATCTCGACCGTTTGATCAAAGTCTCTACTCCGTTATCCACTTCCTTGATCCTTGACCCTTTCCCTCCCTCGCAAGCCTTCTTTAACCGGTCTTTGAATCCGGTTATAGTCCCACTGCTTAGCTTCCTCCAGTCAACGAACTCGTACCTAATGATCAACGTGTATCCGTACTACGACTACATGCAATCAAACGGCGTGATTCCTCTGGACTACGCGCTCTTCAAACCGATCCCTCCAAACAAAGAAGCCGTTGACGCCAACACGCTTGTCCACTACTCAAACGCCTTCGACGCGATGGTCGACGCTACTTACTTCGCAATGGCTTTCCTCAACTTCACGAACATCCCCGTTCTCGTAACCGAATCAGGCTGGCCTTCCAAAGGCGAAACCAACGAGCCCGACGCTACGCTGGACAATGCCAACACTTACAACAGCAATCTCATACGACACGTTCTCAACAAGACGGGGACTCCTAAGCGTCCCGGAATCGCCGTGAGCACTTACATCTACGAGCTTTACAACGAAGACACGAAGGCGGGGTCTTTGTCGGAGAAGAGCTGGGGTTTGTTTAACGCGAATGGAGATCCTGTTTACATACTGCGGCTCACTAACTCGGGCTCGATTCTAGCGAATGACACGACGAACCAGACTTACTGTACTGCGAGAGAAGGCGCTGATCCTAAGATGCTTCAGGCTGCTCTTGACTGGGCTTGTGGGCCTGGGAAGATTGATTGTTCGCCTATCAAGCAAGGAGAGGCTTGTTATGAACCTGATAATGTGATTGCGCATGCTAACTATGCGTTTGATACTTATTATCATCAGACTGGGAATAATCCGGAAGCTTGCAACTTCAACGGTGTTGCTAGTGTCACCACTACAGATCCAA GTCATGGTTTATGTGTGTTTGCAGGAAG CCGCGGTAGTGGCAAGAACGGGACCTCTGTGAACATAACGGCGCCATCGGCGAATTCGACGAGCTCTGGAGTAGGGAGTGATTTGTATTACAGTCGGGGAATGTGGAGCATTTTGACAGTGATTTTGAACGTTGTTGCTTTCTTGTGA
- the LOC106327794 gene encoding glucan endo-1,3-beta-glucosidase 2 isoform X1, giving the protein MCLAGWLIILIPPLRNKNGVFNAPTDLLQNKCAYIGVNIGTDLSDMPHPTQVVALLKAQQIRHIRLYDADPGMLIALANSGIKVIITIPNDQLLGIGQSNSTAANWVKRNVIAHYPATTITAISVGSEVLTSLSNAAPVLVSAIKNVHSALVSANLDRLIKVSTPLSTSLILDPFPPSQAFFNRSLNPVIVPLLSFLQSTNSYLMINVYPYYDYMQSNGVIPLDYALFKPIPPNKEAVDANTLVHYSNAFDAMVDATYFAMAFLNFTNIPVLVTESGWPSKGETNEPDATLDNANTYNSNLIRHVLNKTGTPKRPGIAVSTYIYELYNEDTKAGSLSEKSWGLFNANGDPVYILRLTNSGSILANDTTNQTYCTAREGADPKMLQAALDWACGPGKIDCSPIKQGEACYEPDNVIAHANYAFDTYYHQTGNNPEACNFNGVASVTTTDPSHGLCVFAGSRGSGKNGTSVNITAPSANSTSSGVGSDLYYSRGMWSILTVILNVVAFL; this is encoded by the exons ATGTGTTTGGCAGGTTGGCTTATTATTTTAATTCCCCCACTAAGAAACAAGAATGGTGTCTTTAATGCCCCCACAGATTTATTACAGAACAAAT GTGCGTATATTGGAGTAAACATAGGGACTGATCTTTCCGACATGCCACATCCAACACAAGTTGTTGCCCTCCTAAAAGCACAGCAAATCCGACACATCCGCTTATACGACGCTGATCCAGGGATGCTAATTGCTCTAGCAAACTCAGGAATCAAAGTCATAATCACAATCCCTAATGACCAGCTTCTCGGCATTGGTCAGTCCAACTCAACCGCAGCTAATTGGGTTAAACGCAACGTCATCGCTCATTACCCTGCGACGACTATCACCGCAATTTCTGTTGGCTCTGAGGTACTAACCAGTCTCTCAAACGCCGCACCTGTTCTAGTCAGCGCCATAAAAAACGTTCACTCCGCTTTGGTCTCCGCGAATCTCGACCGTTTGATCAAAGTCTCTACTCCGTTATCCACTTCCTTGATCCTTGACCCTTTCCCTCCCTCGCAAGCCTTCTTTAACCGGTCTTTGAATCCGGTTATAGTCCCACTGCTTAGCTTCCTCCAGTCAACGAACTCGTACCTAATGATCAACGTGTATCCGTACTACGACTACATGCAATCAAACGGCGTGATTCCTCTGGACTACGCGCTCTTCAAACCGATCCCTCCAAACAAAGAAGCCGTTGACGCCAACACGCTTGTCCACTACTCAAACGCCTTCGACGCGATGGTCGACGCTACTTACTTCGCAATGGCTTTCCTCAACTTCACGAACATCCCCGTTCTCGTAACCGAATCAGGCTGGCCTTCCAAAGGCGAAACCAACGAGCCCGACGCTACGCTGGACAATGCCAACACTTACAACAGCAATCTCATACGACACGTTCTCAACAAGACGGGGACTCCTAAGCGTCCCGGAATCGCCGTGAGCACTTACATCTACGAGCTTTACAACGAAGACACGAAGGCGGGGTCTTTGTCGGAGAAGAGCTGGGGTTTGTTTAACGCGAATGGAGATCCTGTTTACATACTGCGGCTCACTAACTCGGGCTCGATTCTAGCGAATGACACGACGAACCAGACTTACTGTACTGCGAGAGAAGGCGCTGATCCTAAGATGCTTCAGGCTGCTCTTGACTGGGCTTGTGGGCCTGGGAAGATTGATTGTTCGCCTATCAAGCAAGGAGAGGCTTGTTATGAACCTGATAATGTGATTGCGCATGCTAACTATGCGTTTGATACTTATTATCATCAGACTGGGAATAATCCGGAAGCTTGCAACTTCAACGGTGTTGCTAGTGTCACCACTACAGATCCAA GTCATGGTTTATGTGTGTTTGCAGGAAG CCGCGGTAGTGGCAAGAACGGGACCTCTGTGAACATAACGGCGCCATCGGCGAATTCGACGAGCTCTGGAGTAGGGAGTGATTTGTATTACAGTCGGGGAATGTGGAGCATTTTGACAGTGATTTTGAACGTTGTTGCTTTCTTGTGA